From Arcticibacter tournemirensis, one genomic window encodes:
- the rseP gene encoding RIP metalloprotease RseP, translating to MDGLVMAGQLLLGLSILIILHELGHFLAARAFGIKVEKFYLFFDAWGFKLFSFNFKGCEYGIGWLPLGGYVKIAGMIDESMDTEQLSGPPQPWEFRSKPAWQRLIVMLGGITVNIVLGIFIFWILTFKLGETYIPNDKLVNGIVPGKIGKAIGLETGDRIVAVNGARIERFDEITSSKVLLGGAELTINRGNEVKSIHVPGNILEQVADFGVGEFIQPRETLNSINQVLPQSNAGAAGFEKGDSILTVNNRPIKFFDQFQSALLAHKSHKVNVNVWRKGQVLTLTPVVNEEGVIGISLNRNIPTESINHTFIESLPIGASKAWGLFTDNAKGIGKVVTGQVKANKAFTGPVGIANMFGGTVDWLKFWTLVGLLSMALALMNLLPIPALDGGHALFLLVEMVKGKPLSDKFMERAQIVGFCIIVALMVFVLGNDILKYVIK from the coding sequence ATGGATGGATTGGTTATGGCCGGCCAGCTTTTGCTGGGACTTTCAATTTTGATTATACTACATGAACTGGGGCACTTTCTTGCTGCAAGAGCTTTCGGAATAAAAGTAGAAAAGTTTTATCTCTTTTTTGACGCATGGGGCTTTAAGCTCTTTAGCTTTAACTTTAAAGGATGTGAATACGGTATTGGATGGCTGCCATTAGGCGGATATGTGAAAATAGCGGGTATGATTGACGAATCGATGGATACCGAGCAATTATCAGGCCCTCCGCAGCCTTGGGAGTTTCGTTCCAAACCAGCATGGCAGCGTTTGATCGTGATGCTTGGTGGTATCACCGTAAATATTGTGCTTGGTATATTTATTTTCTGGATACTCACCTTTAAGTTAGGAGAAACCTACATTCCGAACGATAAGCTGGTCAACGGAATTGTTCCGGGTAAGATAGGGAAGGCTATAGGGCTGGAAACCGGAGACCGTATTGTTGCGGTTAATGGAGCGCGGATTGAACGTTTTGATGAGATCACCAGTTCGAAAGTGCTGCTCGGCGGTGCAGAATTAACGATAAACCGCGGCAATGAGGTGAAGTCGATCCATGTTCCGGGGAATATTCTTGAACAGGTGGCTGATTTTGGCGTTGGAGAGTTTATTCAGCCCCGTGAAACTCTGAACAGTATCAATCAGGTGCTTCCTCAAAGCAATGCAGGCGCTGCGGGCTTTGAAAAAGGGGACAGTATTTTAACAGTGAACAATAGGCCGATAAAGTTCTTCGACCAGTTTCAGAGCGCATTGCTTGCTCATAAGAGTCATAAGGTGAATGTAAACGTTTGGCGTAAAGGGCAGGTATTAACTCTGACTCCTGTTGTGAACGAAGAGGGTGTGATCGGTATTTCGCTAAACAGGAATATTCCTACTGAAAGTATCAACCATACCTTTATTGAATCTTTGCCCATCGGGGCTTCGAAAGCATGGGGGCTCTTTACAGATAACGCGAAGGGAATAGGGAAAGTTGTTACCGGACAGGTAAAGGCGAATAAGGCGTTTACAGGTCCTGTAGGCATCGCTAATATGTTTGGCGGAACTGTAGACTGGCTTAAATTCTGGACCCTGGTTGGTCTATTATCAATGGCTCTTGCTCTAATGAACCTACTACCTATCCCAGCTTTAGATGGCGGACATGCTTTGTTTTTGCTGGTAGAGATGGTGAAAGGAAAGCCCCTAAGCGATAAGTTTATGGAGCGTGCGCAGATAGTTGGGTTCTGCATTATTGTGGCGCTGATGGTGTTTGTACTGGGCAACGATATTCTAAAATATGTTATAAAATAA
- a CDS encoding site-specific integrase, giving the protein MQSYSVKLVVNKDRVNKKTGLCSLYLKVIINRKPIPIPMGLKWPLSFISMEKGCILPREKKDPDFRDYEMIIISELSKINEIFKIYRLQDKLLTPELFKKELKSFSRRKNFIAFMSQRITERYNLKQIGVQTKKNHQSTLNKLSEFKEYIAFHEIDKRFLEKFAGWLKTEYENEDATVWTRIKDVNTYLEIAEGEGIGVNSDYKKYQISSPKGRIIYLEDEEIDRLFVLFNSRRLVPTHHQVLRAFLFSCFTSLRISDIRLAQWGWVTINKEMQFVPYKTRSTKKEVIIPLSRVAESLIEKKTGFFFSLPTDQEMNRSLKDLAVLADIKKDLTFHVARHTFGSHYYRETKDIISLQKIMGHYKLDTTMIYVHINEQDKRDGIKKLDEAFMRHMPVRRLVG; this is encoded by the coding sequence ATGCAAAGCTACTCTGTAAAACTAGTAGTGAACAAAGACCGCGTAAACAAGAAAACAGGTCTTTGCTCACTTTATTTAAAGGTTATTATTAACAGGAAGCCGATCCCGATTCCTATGGGATTAAAATGGCCGTTATCTTTCATCTCGATGGAAAAGGGGTGCATCCTTCCGCGCGAAAAGAAAGACCCTGATTTCCGCGACTATGAGATGATCATCATCTCGGAGCTCAGCAAGATCAACGAAATTTTTAAAATCTACCGCCTCCAGGATAAGCTGCTCACCCCGGAACTGTTTAAAAAGGAATTGAAGAGCTTTTCGCGCAGGAAGAACTTTATTGCCTTCATGTCCCAGCGGATCACCGAAAGGTACAACCTGAAGCAAATCGGTGTACAGACAAAAAAGAATCATCAAAGTACTTTGAATAAGCTCAGCGAGTTTAAGGAATACATAGCGTTTCACGAGATTGATAAGCGCTTCCTGGAGAAATTTGCCGGTTGGCTGAAAACGGAGTACGAAAATGAGGACGCGACCGTCTGGACGCGTATCAAGGATGTCAACACTTATCTTGAAATTGCAGAAGGGGAGGGCATCGGCGTGAACAGCGATTATAAGAAGTATCAGATCAGCTCACCAAAGGGCCGCATCATTTACCTGGAAGATGAGGAGATAGACCGGCTTTTCGTTCTGTTCAATAGCCGTAGGTTGGTGCCTACGCACCACCAGGTGCTGCGAGCGTTTCTATTCAGCTGCTTTACCTCGCTCCGGATCTCCGACATCCGCTTAGCTCAATGGGGTTGGGTAACGATAAACAAGGAAATGCAGTTCGTTCCGTACAAAACCCGCAGCACAAAGAAAGAAGTGATCATCCCGCTCAGCCGCGTGGCCGAGTCGCTGATCGAAAAGAAAACAGGCTTTTTCTTCAGCTTGCCGACCGATCAGGAGATGAACCGGTCGCTCAAAGATCTTGCTGTTCTCGCCGATATAAAAAAAGACCTGACTTTCCACGTAGCACGGCATACGTTCGGAAGCCATTATTACCGTGAGACGAAGGATATTATCAGTTTGCAGAAGATCATGGGGCACTATAAGTTAGATACCACCATGATCTATGTTCATATCAATGAGCAGGATAAGCGCGACGGAATAAAGAAACTTGATGAAGCCTTTATGAGGCATATGCCGGTCAGGAGGTTAGTCGGATAA
- a CDS encoding DUF4468 domain-containing protein yields MRVITILILIFSTTHSYSQQYNASFDPSDAPLKDGKITYIVIDSVQGMPKEKLYSKTLEWIAMKFKDANSAIKMENKEDFKIIVKAASSQSSTFVVVGQPVESKYLQRFTIDFSFKNDKYRMVMTDFICELPNADPFGLELHLKQISTIVPKKKSEQLAQSISSSMLSNAKILKDDLATSLKKHLMTASVQGSSDNW; encoded by the coding sequence ATGAGAGTAATCACTATACTTATCCTTATTTTTTCTACTACGCATTCTTATTCACAACAATATAATGCTAGTTTCGATCCTTCTGATGCGCCTCTTAAAGATGGAAAAATAACTTATATCGTTATTGACTCCGTACAGGGAATGCCTAAAGAGAAATTATATTCTAAAACGCTTGAATGGATAGCTATGAAATTTAAAGATGCTAATTCGGCGATAAAAATGGAGAACAAGGAAGATTTTAAGATAATTGTAAAAGCGGCTTCCTCTCAGTCGAGCACGTTCGTTGTGGTAGGGCAGCCTGTTGAATCAAAATATCTGCAGCGTTTTACTATTGACTTCTCATTTAAAAATGACAAATATCGGATGGTGATGACTGATTTTATCTGCGAACTCCCAAATGCAGACCCTTTCGGGCTTGAACTTCACCTAAAACAAATTTCAACCATCGTTCCAAAGAAAAAGAGTGAACAACTTGCACAGTCTATAAGTTCGAGTATGTTAAGTAACGCAAAAATCCTTAAGGATGATCTCGCAACGTCATTAAAGAAACACTTAATGACGGCATCTGTACAAGGGAGCAGCGATAACTGGTAA
- a CDS encoding tape measure protein encodes MAKSRTDVESVVKLVINGEQAKTSMKEITDSIRKYEAEFKNMRAIDNPQAYRDKAEAIGKMRNALKAATDEMKGANKESKNFLGNWKEIAGGIVGGFGITAGIGMIKSFGVSVFETTAKFQKLEAVLTTTLGSKSAAQMAMQQIQTFAAETPFQVDELTDAYVKLANQGFKPSMDEMRKLGDLSASTGKDFNQLAEAMIDAQTGEFERLKEFGIRAEKDGDKVRFTFKGITQEVDFTSSSIRNYITELGSAEGITGSMAGISETLSGQVSNLGDSWDTMLKTVGEETTGVFSGAISIMNQAIGGITAYLKNLNIAAKYNAPGTGFWERLASIATPGSYAGTRGAGLQRSMFTAVSETLDKRVADSKYFKQLIDLHSELTTKMKDIDRTTKEGSATYQLYADKIKLIKDRWQSISSDRHQEVLRKESEASKKAAEEAEKRRKEHEKLEKQFIKEGEALDKTVAKMKADFETKGLDGLDQRLSEISNKYDPLIQKAKALNRETSAKLLESLKSGEVTRATDEEKKKKEDETDKQLKGQYGRVIGQTNSKFDKQSSANTNAYADGEMTEEQYVQAEYDLETQRLLALQLLAQTYGESSLEYEKQLSQRKLEQKKKEVEQRKQLAEGEKAIQDATMQNMADGVGLLKGLVNQRGAAFKALLIAEKAIAISQVVMNTQKEIAGYYAAYAAIPGGAAVAAGLSTAAKIRAAISIGTIVAAGAKELSGGSDSKGSSSSEGSGKTITRGRYAKGGFSGVPDGPPHSQGGIKMVDALTGAIIGEMEGGEPILSKDTYRNNKATIDALLYSSQRRNGANISINTDSVTRAERFYRTGGISEPSAANNPAGGSDPVTIPVFDTKGLEEKLERLAAGFDEFKNKPWEFPMRTFYEADEKNKRISNNATA; translated from the coding sequence ATGGCAAAATCCAGAACCGACGTCGAAAGCGTCGTAAAACTCGTGATCAATGGCGAGCAGGCGAAAACCTCGATGAAGGAGATCACCGACTCCATCCGTAAGTATGAAGCTGAATTCAAGAATATGCGGGCGATCGACAACCCGCAGGCTTATCGGGATAAGGCTGAAGCGATAGGCAAGATGCGGAACGCCTTGAAAGCTGCTACCGACGAAATGAAGGGGGCAAATAAAGAAAGTAAAAACTTTCTTGGTAACTGGAAAGAGATTGCGGGGGGCATTGTTGGCGGGTTTGGGATAACGGCCGGCATCGGGATGATTAAAAGTTTTGGGGTTTCGGTTTTTGAGACGACTGCGAAATTTCAGAAGCTCGAGGCTGTTCTGACGACTACGTTAGGCAGTAAAAGTGCTGCTCAAATGGCCATGCAGCAGATCCAGACTTTTGCAGCAGAAACACCTTTTCAGGTTGACGAATTAACAGATGCTTATGTAAAACTCGCGAATCAGGGCTTTAAGCCTTCGATGGATGAGATGCGCAAGCTGGGCGACTTATCCGCTTCTACCGGTAAGGATTTTAACCAGCTCGCCGAGGCGATGATCGATGCGCAGACAGGCGAATTTGAGCGACTGAAAGAGTTTGGTATCAGGGCCGAAAAGGATGGTGACAAAGTACGCTTCACATTTAAGGGCATTACTCAGGAGGTCGATTTCACGTCGAGCAGCATCAGGAACTACATTACTGAACTGGGATCAGCGGAAGGAATCACCGGATCCATGGCCGGAATCTCTGAAACGTTAAGCGGTCAGGTTTCGAATCTGGGCGACTCGTGGGATACCATGCTGAAAACGGTCGGTGAGGAAACTACCGGCGTATTCTCCGGAGCGATCAGCATTATGAATCAGGCGATCGGAGGTATTACCGCATATCTCAAAAATCTGAACATCGCCGCGAAGTATAACGCACCTGGCACTGGCTTCTGGGAACGACTTGCATCCATCGCCACACCTGGCTCATACGCCGGTACCCGCGGAGCTGGCTTGCAACGATCGATGTTCACTGCTGTATCAGAGACTTTGGATAAGCGCGTCGCCGATTCGAAATATTTCAAGCAGTTGATCGACCTTCATTCAGAGCTAACTACGAAAATGAAGGATATCGATCGAACAACGAAAGAAGGCTCTGCAACCTATCAGTTGTATGCGGATAAGATAAAGCTAATAAAGGACCGCTGGCAGTCCATTAGCAGCGACCGGCATCAGGAAGTTTTGCGAAAAGAAAGTGAGGCCTCGAAGAAAGCTGCTGAAGAAGCAGAAAAACGAAGAAAAGAGCATGAGAAGCTTGAAAAGCAATTTATAAAAGAGGGCGAAGCGCTGGATAAAACCGTCGCGAAAATGAAAGCTGATTTCGAGACGAAGGGACTCGACGGCCTTGATCAGCGGTTATCGGAGATTTCGAATAAATACGATCCTCTTATTCAAAAAGCGAAGGCGCTGAACAGGGAAACCTCTGCTAAACTGCTTGAATCATTAAAAAGCGGCGAGGTTACACGCGCTACGGATGAGGAAAAGAAGAAAAAAGAGGATGAAACCGATAAGCAGCTTAAAGGGCAGTACGGACGTGTAATCGGGCAGACAAATTCGAAGTTTGATAAGCAAAGTTCGGCCAATACGAATGCCTATGCCGACGGCGAAATGACCGAGGAGCAATATGTTCAGGCTGAGTACGACCTTGAAACGCAACGCTTGCTGGCTCTTCAGCTGCTTGCGCAAACATACGGGGAGTCATCGCTTGAATACGAAAAGCAGCTATCTCAGCGGAAACTCGAGCAGAAGAAAAAAGAGGTTGAGCAGCGTAAACAACTGGCTGAAGGTGAGAAAGCGATTCAGGACGCCACGATGCAAAATATGGCCGACGGCGTTGGCTTGTTAAAAGGTTTAGTTAATCAGAGAGGTGCAGCCTTTAAAGCGTTATTGATCGCTGAAAAGGCGATCGCCATATCGCAGGTCGTAATGAATACGCAAAAGGAAATTGCCGGTTACTACGCGGCTTATGCAGCAATACCTGGTGGCGCTGCTGTCGCTGCAGGCCTGTCGACGGCTGCTAAAATCAGAGCGGCGATTTCGATCGGAACAATCGTGGCTGCGGGCGCGAAGGAACTTTCGGGAGGTTCTGATAGTAAAGGCTCGTCATCGTCAGAAGGCAGCGGCAAAACAATCACCAGGGGACGTTATGCTAAAGGCGGGTTTAGTGGTGTGCCGGATGGCCCTCCGCACTCGCAAGGCGGGATTAAAATGGTCGATGCGCTGACAGGTGCGATCATCGGTGAAATGGAAGGTGGCGAACCGATATTGAGTAAAGACACGTATCGAAATAACAAAGCAACGATCGACGCGCTGCTTTACAGCTCGCAACGCAGGAACGGGGCGAACATCAGTATCAATACGGACAGCGTTACCAGGGCGGAGAGGTTCTATCGTACCGGGGGCATTTCAGAGCCTTCAGCTGCAAATAATCCTGCCGGTGGAAGTGATCCTGTTACGATACCGGTGTTTGATACTAAAGGTCTTGAAGAGAAACTTGAAAGGCTCGCCGCTGGGTTCGACGAGTTTAAAAATAAACCGTGGGAATTCCCTATGCGTACGTTCTACGAGGCTGATGAGAAAAATAAGCGGATCAGTAATAATGCAACTGCTTAA